The region TCTTCAATCGGCATCGCATGACGCGCAGGCTGGATGCCATTCTGGCGGCCTACCGCGCCTCCGGTCGGTGTTGCAGCCTGCTGATGCTCGATCTCGACAAGTTCAAGCACGTCAACGATACGATGGGGCATCCCGCCGGGGACGAACTGCTGCGCCAGGTGGCCGATCGCTTGCGCAAGGTCGTCGGGGATCGTGGCGATATCGGCCGCCTGGGTGGCGACGAGTTCCAGGTCATCCTCCCGGATATCGAAGATCGTGGCCGTCTGGGCGAGATCGCCTCCAAACTGATCCAGATGATTTCGCAGCCCTATGCCATTGATGGCAAGCGAGCGGTCATCGGCACTTCGGTCGGCGTTGCCGTGGCTCCCTACGATGGCGACGACCGCGAGACGCTGGTGGCATCGGCCGACCTTGCCCTCTATGCCGCCAAGAACGGCGGTCGCGGGCAATTCCGCTTCTTTTCGGCCGAGCTCAAGGACGAGGCGCAGGAGCGCACGATCCTTACCGAAGATCTGCGCGAAGCACTGGGGCGCGGTGAACTGGAATTGCATTACCAGCCTGTCGTCCGGATTGCCGACAACTACGTGGTGGGATTCGAGGCGCTGATGCGCTGGAATCACCCCGAGCGGGGAGCGATTGCGCCCTCGGTGTTCATTCCGATCGCCGAAGAGAGCAACCTGATCGTTCCCCTGGGCGAATGGGCCTTGCGGCAGGCCTGCTCCGATGCGGCGAAATGGCCCGACAACGTGCGCGTGTCCGTCAATGTCTCGGCCGTGCAATTTGCCGTGTCCGGCTTCGTCAATGCAGTGGCATCTGCAGTGGCGACAAGCGGGATCGATCCGGAACGGCTGGAGCTCGAACTGACCGAAACCGTGTTCATGCGGGACAGTGAAGCTGTCGACGAAGTTTTCGCTTCACTGAAAGGGCTGGGCGTGCGTCTGGCGCTGGACGATTTCGGCACGGGGTACTCTTCGCTCAGCTATCTGCGTTCGGCTCCGTTCGACAAGCTCAAGATCGACCGCAGCTTTGTCGAGACCTGCGCGGCGAAAGACAACAACAGCGCCAAGATCATCTCGGCGATCATCGGTCTGGCCGAGGCGCTGGGCATGGAGACGACGGTTGAAGGCGTCGAGGCGTTCGACCAGCTCGACGTGGTGAAGAAGCGCGGGGCGAAGCTTGTGCAGGGGCATCTCTTTGCCCGCGCCATGCCCCTGGCCGAAGTGGAGAGCAGGCTCGAGAGCGGCGATCTGAACCTTGAACCCAACGGTCCCAGGCGGCACCGTCCGGAGAGAAGGTCGGTCTTCCGCCGTGTGACGGTGATCCACGAGGACCACCGCTACGAGGCCGTCATGCGCGACCTTTCACGGACCGGTGCACGGATCGACGGGTTGCTGGGCGTGCCTGTGGGGACCAGCCTTGTCGTCGATCTGGGCGGGGGCAACTGGTCGTCTCGATGGTGGTGCGTTCCGAGGAGGCGGTGATCGGCGTCGAATTCGAACAGCCCTTGACGAGCGATGGTGCTGGCGGCCTGTGCACGCGTCATCGGGTGCCGCCGTCTACGCTACAAGCCGCTGGCGCTGCTACCGAGCCGAAAGGCAAGCCGCGCTTTATCCAGGTCGCTGTGCCCGGCTCGCGAGAGAGAACCTGACAAAATTGCGCTGAACGGGACCCTTGCACTCGTCTCGTCGTTCCCGCACATCGAACTTTCGAATTTCCGCCTCTGCAAGGATCCCAACCAGAATGCCTACCGGCCTTGTCGCCCTGCTTGACGACGTGTCCGTCATCGCCCGTGCCGCTGCTGCCTCGCTTGACGATGTGAGCGCGGCTGCCGCAAAGGCTGGCACGAAGGCTGCGGGGGTGGTGATCGACGACGCAGCCGTCACGCCTTCGTACGTGACCGAGTTCACCCCGGATCGCGAACTGCCGGTCATCGCGCGGATTGCCAAGGGCAGCCTGTTCAACAAGCTGGTGATCCTGCTGCCCGCAGCATTGCTCTTGAGCGCGTTCCTGCCGTGGGCGATCACGCCCTTGCTGATGGCCGGGGGTCTGTTCCTCTGCTTCGAGGGTGCCGAGAAGCTCCTGGAGAAGCTGGGCGGCGAGAAGCATGGCGAAACCCTTGAGGATCAGCCCGCCGACGCCGCATCATTCGAGAACGAGCGCGTTTCCGGTGCAGTGCGGACCGACCTGATCCTGTCGGCCGAGATCATGGCGATCGCCCTGGCCGAAGTGGCCGATCAGGGCATCGTACAGCAGGCGCTGATCCTGGCACTCGTCGGCGTGGTCATAACCATCGCGGTCTATGGCACCGTCGGCCTCATCGTGAAGATGGACGATATCGGACTGCATCTTGTGAAGCGGACCTCGGCCGCGGCCAAGGCCATCGGCGGATTTCTTCTGCGGGCGATGCCAGTGTTGCTGGCAGTGCTGGCCACGGTCGGCACGGCGGCCATGCTCTGGGTTGGCGGCGGCATCATCCTCCATGGGCTGGAGGTGCTGGGCGTCCCGGGGCCGGCACACTTGGCGCATGAGGCGCAGCACTGGGTGGAACAGGCAACGGGCGCACTGGGCGGAGTGCTCGGCTGGCTTACCTACGCCGTACTTTCTGCCCTTGTCGGCGTGGTGCTGGGCGCGATCGTCGCCTTTGTCGTGCATGCCATTGGCAAGGCCCGCGGCAAGCACTGATCCCAAATGGCATCACGCGGCAAAGCGTATCGGCGCCGGCTTGGGCGGATGACCCTCGCGATAGTGACGAATGGCAAATTCGCTGACGAGCCGTTCGAACACGGCATCGTGAAGACGATGTTCGAACTCGAGACCTGACACGCGGTCCCGGCTCCACACCACGAACGCGAGCTTGGGCTGCAGTCCGGGCAGCATGAGGTAGATTGGCTCATCGATCCGCAGCTTGTCCAATCCCTCGATGCGCGCACCGTATGGATTGAGATCCTTAAGCATAACCGTTGACCGTTTTGTCCCGTGCTTGCACCGCACGGGAAGCTCGATGCCGACGCGCGATGCACGGCGCTGTGCGTCATACTCGTCAGAACCAGTTTCCAGCCACATGAGCGAACCTCCTCTTGCGTTAACCACATGCGGAAGGACGGCTGGAAGCGGTGGGGATTCAGGGCGCTAGGTGTTTCCCCGCAGGAGGTGCGCAGCAGCGCAAGTGGCTCTGCGTTGTTTGCAAGCGGCAAGCCTCGCCCCGTTGCGCTGAATCAAGGTTGGCGTGGCGAGCGATGGTAATCTCTGGCCCAACACACTGGCACACCCAAGGAGATCATCCCATGACCGCCACGACCCTCGCCGACCTTGCTCCGGTCCGCCCGTATGAGACCCGCGATGGCACCCGGCTCGACGTGCGAGCAGCCTTCGCCGAGGATGAGCAAGCGCTTGAGGCATTCTTCGCCGCAGTCAGCGACGATGACCGCCGCTTCCGCTTTCTGGCGGCAAGCCGGCATGTGGGGCACGAGCAGCTCGCTCCGCTGACTCATTGCGATCACTGGCGCACGGAAAGCTTTCTGGCTTTCGAGCATGAAACCGGGGTGCTGGTCGCTTCTGCCATGCTTGCTTGCGATGCCGCGATGGAGACCGGCGAGATCGCCGTTTCGATCCGCAGCGATTTCCGCGGCCGAGG is a window of Novosphingobium sp. THN1 DNA encoding:
- a CDS encoding DUF808 domain-containing protein yields the protein MPTGLVALLDDVSVIARAAAASLDDVSAAAAKAGTKAAGVVIDDAAVTPSYVTEFTPDRELPVIARIAKGSLFNKLVILLPAALLLSAFLPWAITPLLMAGGLFLCFEGAEKLLEKLGGEKHGETLEDQPADAASFENERVSGAVRTDLILSAEIMAIALAEVADQGIVQQALILALVGVVITIAVYGTVGLIVKMDDIGLHLVKRTSAAAKAIGGFLLRAMPVLLAVLATVGTAAMLWVGGGIILHGLEVLGVPGPAHLAHEAQHWVEQATGALGGVLGWLTYAVLSALVGVVLGAIVAFVVHAIGKARGKH
- a CDS encoding GNAT family N-acetyltransferase; this translates as MTATTLADLAPVRPYETRDGTRLDVRAAFAEDEQALEAFFAAVSDDDRRFRFLAASRHVGHEQLAPLTHCDHWRTESFLAFEHETGVLVASAMLACDAAMETGEIAVSIRSDFRGRGIGWAMLDLLGQEARKRGLKRVISIEDRDNHAAIELERERGFRPLGIDGDPHLVLLEKRFD
- a CDS encoding bifunctional diguanylate cyclase/phosphodiesterase; this translates as MRYITQTILDHAQSYIGRPFTSVVETDSSAAAGQPSRSLAFQFSAHSRISDVIVRFAVRRDDQRWWSLSGQPRYTPEGTFTGYVGFARDVTQEYARQREDERAAEFDSLTGLFNRHRMTRRLDAILAAYRASGRCCSLLMLDLDKFKHVNDTMGHPAGDELLRQVADRLRKVVGDRGDIGRLGGDEFQVILPDIEDRGRLGEIASKLIQMISQPYAIDGKRAVIGTSVGVAVAPYDGDDRETLVASADLALYAAKNGGRGQFRFFSAELKDEAQERTILTEDLREALGRGELELHYQPVVRIADNYVVGFEALMRWNHPERGAIAPSVFIPIAEESNLIVPLGEWALRQACSDAAKWPDNVRVSVNVSAVQFAVSGFVNAVASAVATSGIDPERLELELTETVFMRDSEAVDEVFASLKGLGVRLALDDFGTGYSSLSYLRSAPFDKLKIDRSFVETCAAKDNNSAKIISAIIGLAEALGMETTVEGVEAFDQLDVVKKRGAKLVQGHLFARAMPLAEVESRLESGDLNLEPNGPRRHRPERRSVFRRVTVIHEDHRYEAVMRDLSRTGARIDGLLGVPVGTSLVVDLGGGNWSSRWWCVPRRR